In a genomic window of Leishmania donovani BPK282A1 complete genome, chromosome 32:
- a CDS encoding myosin XXI, giving the protein MPERVSVNQEVYYFDTKSGWLRGTVKEVDGAKVTVEDNASQSAVKVAADNVHGYMSESYDIEDADLFHVSDLHVATLLHCVKDRFEKLHKQYSLMGEMVLSVNPFRLMPFNSEEERKEYLALPDPRMLPPHIWQVAHKAFNAVFVQGQGNQSIVISGESGSGKTENAKMLIAYLGQLSYMHSKNTSQRSIADKIDENLTWSNPVMESFGNARTVRNDNSSRFGKYIKLYFDPVSGVMVGGQTVTYLLERSRIIMQSPGERNYHIFYEMLAGLSPTEKQQLGGLKTAQDYKCLNGGNTFIRRGVDGKPLDDAHEFQMVRRALSMIGVPLETQNCMLRVLAAILHLMEVEFEPDNNDKAQIANGTPLATACALLCLDEAKVRECFLVRSKTSLVTILASKTEAEGLRNAFCKGLYVGMFDRLVEFVNAAIQPRVDCSDCKYVGLLDIFGFENFTRNSFEQICINYANESLQNHYNKYTFINDEEECRREGIQTPNIEFPDNSECVNMLDAKRVGIFSMLDEECNFKGGNTDRFTTNLWEEWAGRNPYFVKPKSTIPNQFGVNHYAAFVNYNTADWLEKNTDALKEDMYECVSESTDEFIRTLLSTEKSEARRKQTVAIRFQRQLTDLRSELESTETRFIRCIKPNMEASPSFLENLLAGSQLESAGVLQTISLKRQGYPVRRPLEQFCRYFYLVMSRTTASLFKQGRYSDASQDFLQRHQRLYSWAEPNYAVGKTKVFLRAEVWSALERLVLRRRAQLLHRCKPYLRRWIDELRERRRIEEQKRLEAARKLREAREAKAAGAANGVPAEKLQWVEEASNMFPDFDTDTLLDVAVEADTREEALSAILAIQADRLDKQTASGFMEVMAAANVRRGVINNFISADIKTVSALSRLQPEDMKSLGASEMEVVAITKKLAEQQGQRVKYQRLAEAIGTDSEHAAAGAVQRAEVARHQEDFDAKVQTLASMGFDEPTGRLVLAHYNGDVQRTAARLLYGVDSRKMRNNARKHKNFNTTDPNVQQLISLGATKQDAKTALRRNNGDANAAAKMLFKVS; this is encoded by the coding sequence ATGCCGGAGCGCGTGTCTGTGAATCAGGAGGTGTACTACTTCGACACCAAGAGCGGGTGGCTGCGTGGCACCGTGAAGGAGGTCGATGGCGCCAAGGTGACGGTAGAGGACAATGCCTCGCAGAGTGCCGTGAAAGTGGCGGCCGATAATGTGCACGGCTACATGTCGGAGAGCTACGATATCGAGGACGCGGACCTCTTCCACGTGAGCGATCTGCACGTGGCCACTCTCTTGCACTGCGTCAAGGACCGTTTTGAGAAGCTGCACAAGCAGTACTCGCTCATGGGGGAGATGGTGCTCTCCGTCAACCCATTTCGCCTCATGCCCTTCAACAGCGAAGAGGAGCGTAAAGAGTATCTGGCCCTGCCTGACCCCCGCATGCTGCCCCCGCACATCTGGCAGGTGGCGCACAAGGCCTTCAACGCGGTCTTCGTTCAGGGTCAGGGCAACCAGTCCATCGTCATCTCCGGCGAGTCCGGTTCCGGAAAAACCGAGAACGCCAAGATGCTCATCGCGTACCTGGGCCAACTCAGCTACATGCACAGCAAGAACACctcgcagcgcagcatcgcGGACAAGATCGACGAGAACCTAACCTGGAGCAACCCCGTCATGGAGTCGTTCGGCAACGCCCGCACCGTGCGCAACGACAACTCTTCGCGCTTCGGCAAGTACATCAAGCTCTACTTTGATCCTGTATCTGGCGTCATGGTGGGGGGCCAGACCGTCACCTACTTGCTGGAGAGGAGCCGCATCATCATGCAGTCTCCTGGCGAGCGCAACTACCACATCTTCTACGAGATGCTGGCGGGCCTGTCGCCgacagagaagcagcagcttgGCGGGCTCAAGACTGCCCAGGACTACAAGTGCCTGAACGGCGGTAACACCTtcatccgccgcggcgtggaTGGCAAGCCGCTCGACGACGCGCACGAGTTTCAGatggtgcgccgcgcgctTTCCATGATCGGTGTGCCGCTGGAGACGCAGAACTGCATGTTGCGCGTGCTGGCGGCCATCCTGCACCTGATGGAGGTCGAGTTCGAGCCCGACAACAACGACAAGGCGCAGATCGCAAACGGGACACCGCTCGCGACGGCctgcgcgctgctctgcctgGATGAGGCCAAGGTGCGCGAGTGCTTTCTCGTGAGGAGCAAGACGTCGCTTGTCACGATCCTCGCCTCCAAGACGGAGGCAGAGGGCCTGCGCAACGCCTTCTGCAAGGGACTTTACGTTGGCATGTTCGACCGGCTGGTCGAGTTTGTGAACGCCGCCATTCAGCCCCGGGTGGACTGCAGCGACTGCAAGTACGTCGGCCTGCTCGATATTTTCGGCTTTGAAAACTTCACGCGCAACAGCTTCGAGCAGATCTGCATCAATTACGCGAACGAGTCGCTGCAAAACCACTACAACAAGTACACGTTCATCAACGACGAAGAGGAGTGCCGCCGCGAGGGTATCCAGACCCCGAATATCGAGTTCCCAGACAACTCCGAGTGCGTCAACATGCTCGATGCGAAGCGCGTCGGCATCTTCTCGATGCTGGATGAGGAGTGCAACTTCAAGGGCGGCAACACAGACCGCTTCACCACGAACCTTTGGGAGGAGTGGGCTGGCAGGAACCCGTACTTTGTGAAGCCGAAGAGCACGATCCCGAACCAGTTCGGCGTGAACCACTACGCTGCCTTCGTCAACTACAACACGGCGGACTGGTTGGAGAAGAACACGGACGCACTCAAGGAAGACATGTATGAGTGCGTGAGTGAGTCCACCGACGAGTTCATTCGGACCCTTCTCTCgacggagaagagcgaggcACGCCGCAAGCAGACCGTTGCCATCCGCTTCCAGCGCCAGCTCACGGACCTGCGCTCCGAGCTGGAGTCCACCGAGACACGGTTCATTCGCTGCATCAAGCCAAATATGGAGGCAAGCCCCTCGTTCCTCGAAAACCTTCTCGCCGGCTCGCAGCTTGAGTCCGCTGGCGTGCTGCAGACCATCTCCCTCAAGCGTCAGGGCTACCCGGTGCGCCGTCCGCTGGAGCAGTTTTGCAGGTACTTCTACCTTGTCATGtcccgcaccaccgcctccttgTTCAAGCAAGGGCGGTACAGCGACGCGTCCCAGGACTTTCTGCAGCGACACCAGCGCCTCTACAGCTGGGCGGAGCCCAACTACGCCGTTGGCAAGACGAAGGTGTTCCTCCGGGCTGAGGTGTGGTcggcgctggagcggctggtgcttcgtcgccgcgcgcagctgctgcaccgctgcaagCCCTACCTGCGCCGCTGGATCGACGAGCTCCGCGAGCGCAGGCGTATcgaggagcagaagcggctggaggcagcgcgcaagctgcgcgaggcgcggGAGGCCaaggccgccggcgccgccaatGGTGTGCCGGCGGAGAAACTGCAgtgggtggaggaggcgtcgAACATGTTCCCAGACTTCGACACGGACACGCTGCTCGACGTTGCCGTCGAGGCGGACACGCGCGAGGAGGCTCTCAGCGCCATCCTTGCCATCCAGGCTGACCGCCTTGACAAGCAGACAGCCTCTGGATTCATGGAAGTGATGGCGGCTGCGAACGTGCGCCGTGGCGTCATCAACAACTTTATCTCGGCGGACATCAAGACGGTGTCGGCGCTGTCGAGGCTGCAGCCGGAGGATATGAAGAGCCTCGGCGCCAGTGagatggaggtggtggcgatCACGAAGaagctggcggagcagcaggggCAGCGCGTCAAGTACCAGCGCCTCGCCGAGGCCATCGGCACGGACAGCGAacatgccgccgctggcgccgtccAACGCGCCGAGGTGGCTCGCCACCAGGAAGACTTCGACGCCAAAGTGCAGACCCTTGCCAGCATGGGCTTTGATGAGCCCACCGGCCGCCTCGTGCTGGCGCACTACAACGGCGacgtgcagcgcacggcggcgcgcctgctTTATGGCGTGGACAGCCGGAAGATGAGGAACAACGCGCGCAAGCACAAGAACTTCAACACAACGGACCCcaacgtgcagcagctcatctcTCTCGGTGCGACGAAGCAGGATGCAAAGACGGCACTACGTCGCAACAACGGAGACGCGAACGCCGCCGCTAAGATGCTGTTCAAGGTGAGCTag